A single window of Granulicella mallensis MP5ACTX8 DNA harbors:
- a CDS encoding class I SAM-dependent methyltransferase produces the protein MNTATRALFNDWAEVYDIQPNPLLLLEQRTLPPMMPPIEGLDVLDVGCGTGRWLKQMELLAPSSLTGTDASDAMLKKARATLAPTTALHLSDSTTLPVADASTDLILASFVLSYLADLDAFAGECVRILRVGGHLLLSDMHPTTAAQRHWIRCFYLEGKRIELPANPLTMTEIIAAFSRRGFQLLTLNEPAFAEPERHVFEQTNKLAEYDALRSVPAIYLMKFLKAAEGNESVTELANRTEGRADTSGKPASEVTPSFVDRRLRR, from the coding sequence GTGAACACCGCCACACGTGCGCTCTTCAATGATTGGGCTGAGGTCTATGACATTCAGCCCAATCCCCTGCTTCTACTCGAACAGCGCACTCTCCCTCCGATGATGCCGCCGATCGAAGGCCTTGATGTCCTCGACGTAGGCTGCGGTACCGGGCGCTGGCTAAAGCAAATGGAACTCCTCGCCCCCAGTTCCCTCACCGGCACGGACGCCTCCGACGCGATGCTGAAGAAGGCACGCGCCACGCTCGCTCCCACCACCGCCCTCCACCTCAGCGACTCCACCACCCTGCCCGTCGCCGACGCGTCGACTGATCTTATCCTCGCCTCTTTCGTCTTGAGTTACCTCGCAGATCTGGATGCCTTCGCAGGCGAGTGCGTTCGCATCCTCCGCGTTGGCGGACACCTCCTCCTCTCCGACATGCACCCCACAACGGCCGCACAGCGCCATTGGATTCGCTGTTTTTATCTTGAGGGCAAGCGCATTGAGCTTCCCGCCAACCCACTCACCATGACTGAGATCATCGCCGCCTTTAGCCGTCGCGGCTTCCAACTCCTCACACTCAACGAACCCGCCTTCGCCGAACCCGAACGTCATGTCTTCGAGCAAACGAACAAGCTCGCGGAGTACGATGCGCTGCGTTCCGTCCCCGCCATCTACCTCATGAAGTTTCTGAAAGCTGCGGAAGGCAACGAGTCTGTTACGGAACTCGCCAACCGCACAGAGGGACGCGCCGATACTTCTGGGAAGCCGGCTTCGGAGGTTACTCCGTCCTTCGTCGATCGGCGTTTAAGACGATGA
- a CDS encoding B12-binding domain-containing radical SAM protein, whose amino-acid sequence MIILFHPRATKPRNSRLPLAVLALAAVLEGKVDYEIVDGNAEDNATQRILDLISTHNVELLGVSAMPGPQMVAAMETSREIRRLRPEVPICWGGYFPSIYPDAALNARYVDYVVRGQGEDTLLELLDALRGNRELDTIKGLLYKDMFGLRRDNGERPMKGPDEFPWSPFHRLPVEKYLRPSFFGKRTAVHHASIGCPFNCSFCGVHAAYGNKEKFESPERTVAILTHLVKNYGADSVQFYDMNFFLREDKARELCDGMAHLNLRWWCEARVDIMSRYSDETWASIKRAGCAMIFFGAESGSDWVLEEMQKGITTAQTLEIARRTRQFGIIPEFSFVIGNPNDPDRDTHETLRFIRKIKRINPDSEIIIQHYTPTPQPHQAGDGMYGNIEVPFPDTPAGWATEEWMNFTLRIDTNAPWLKRKTKLLIDNFETVVASRWPTVQDIRAPRWSRIFLQVLSAWRYTLHLYRFPFELHLANQFIALRRPKRESL is encoded by the coding sequence ATGATCATCCTCTTTCATCCCCGCGCCACGAAGCCACGCAACAGCCGGCTGCCTCTGGCAGTGCTTGCCCTCGCCGCCGTTCTCGAAGGTAAGGTCGACTACGAGATCGTAGACGGCAACGCGGAAGACAATGCGACCCAACGCATCCTCGACCTCATCTCCACCCACAACGTTGAGCTCCTCGGCGTCTCCGCGATGCCCGGCCCCCAGATGGTCGCGGCCATGGAGACCTCTCGCGAGATCCGCCGGCTCCGTCCCGAGGTCCCCATCTGCTGGGGCGGCTACTTCCCTTCTATCTATCCCGACGCCGCCCTCAACGCCCGTTATGTCGACTACGTGGTCCGCGGCCAGGGCGAAGACACCCTTCTGGAACTCCTCGACGCCCTTCGCGGCAACCGCGAACTCGACACCATTAAGGGGCTCCTGTACAAAGACATGTTCGGCCTGCGCCGCGACAACGGTGAGCGTCCGATGAAGGGGCCGGACGAGTTCCCCTGGTCCCCCTTCCACCGCCTCCCCGTTGAAAAATACCTTCGCCCATCCTTCTTCGGAAAGCGAACAGCCGTACATCACGCCAGCATCGGCTGCCCCTTCAACTGCAGCTTCTGTGGAGTTCACGCAGCCTACGGCAACAAGGAAAAGTTCGAGTCTCCCGAGCGCACCGTCGCCATACTCACCCATCTCGTAAAGAACTACGGCGCGGACTCCGTCCAGTTCTACGACATGAACTTCTTCCTTCGCGAAGATAAGGCCCGCGAACTCTGCGACGGCATGGCCCATCTGAACCTTCGTTGGTGGTGTGAAGCCCGCGTCGACATCATGTCTCGCTATTCAGACGAGACATGGGCCTCCATCAAACGCGCCGGCTGCGCGATGATCTTCTTCGGCGCGGAGTCAGGCTCCGACTGGGTGCTGGAGGAGATGCAGAAAGGCATCACCACGGCTCAGACTCTCGAGATCGCGCGCCGCACCCGCCAGTTTGGCATCATCCCGGAGTTCTCCTTCGTTATCGGCAACCCCAACGATCCCGACCGCGATACCCACGAGACTCTGCGTTTTATTCGCAAGATCAAGCGCATCAATCCGGACTCCGAGATCATCATCCAGCATTACACTCCCACTCCTCAGCCCCATCAGGCCGGCGATGGGATGTATGGCAACATCGAGGTCCCCTTCCCCGATACCCCCGCTGGCTGGGCCACCGAAGAGTGGATGAACTTCACCCTTCGTATCGATACCAACGCACCCTGGCTCAAGCGGAAGACCAAGCTCCTCATCGACAACTTCGAGACCGTCGTCGCATCCCGCTGGCCCACGGTTCAGGACATCCGGGCGCCACGCTGGAGTCGTATCTTCCTTCAAGTGTTGAGCGCGTGGCGTTATACGCTGCACCTCTATCGCTTTCCGTTCGAGCTCCACCTCGCTAACCAGTTCATCGCTCTGCGTAGACCAAAACGGGAAAGTCTGTGA
- a CDS encoding SDR family NAD(P)-dependent oxidoreductase, with amino-acid sequence MATKNNSFRSGTIAIVTGGSRGLGRNTVLNLAERGVHSIFTYNSNRAEADKVVAKASELGAKAIALQLDAGKIGTFDQFVLNVKDALPKLGAESFDFLINNAGTSHHAAFDKVTEEDFDGLYNVHFKGVFFLTQKLLPLIKDGGKILTISSGLTRIIYPGSSAYASMKGAVEVLTKYMAKELGPRRITVNCIAPGAVATDFSGGMVRDNPEVNKQVAAMTALGRVGMPDDIGPMIASMLSDDNRWVNAQRIEVSGGMSI; translated from the coding sequence ATGGCAACAAAAAACAACTCATTTCGCAGTGGAACGATCGCTATCGTAACCGGTGGAAGCCGCGGGCTCGGCCGCAATACGGTACTCAATCTCGCCGAGCGAGGAGTTCACTCGATCTTTACTTACAACTCCAATCGTGCAGAAGCCGACAAGGTCGTCGCCAAAGCCAGCGAGCTGGGAGCCAAGGCCATTGCCTTGCAGCTTGACGCTGGAAAAATTGGCACCTTCGACCAGTTCGTGCTGAACGTGAAAGACGCGCTGCCGAAGCTTGGTGCGGAGAGCTTCGACTTTCTAATCAACAACGCCGGCACTTCGCACCACGCCGCCTTCGACAAGGTGACAGAGGAAGATTTCGACGGACTCTACAACGTGCATTTTAAAGGCGTCTTCTTCCTGACACAGAAGCTCCTTCCGCTTATCAAGGATGGTGGAAAGATTTTGACCATCTCGTCAGGCCTGACCCGCATCATCTATCCCGGCAGCTCCGCCTACGCATCCATGAAAGGCGCAGTTGAAGTTCTTACCAAATACATGGCGAAGGAATTAGGCCCACGCAGAATTACAGTCAACTGCATCGCTCCAGGAGCGGTCGCTACCGATTTCAGCGGCGGTATGGTCCGCGATAATCCCGAGGTCAATAAGCAGGTTGCGGCGATGACGGCGCTCGGACGTGTAGGCATGCCGGACGACATCGGACCAATGATCGCGTCCATGCTTTCCGACGACAATCGTTGGGTGAACGCCCAGCGCATTGAGGTCTCCGGGGGCATGTCCATCTAA
- a CDS encoding AraC family transcriptional regulator, with protein MLRDLVQAVKHYTDAQTGQSPFVTEIAGLTILRSDHEKRPNHLIFKPALCITVQGAKSAMFGDQRFDYAAGQALVVSVEMPAFGTVVEASPSEPYLGIILEFDLAIMREVIDETEAPPTASSKVSKGVCVADFDGPLADCALRMVRLLGTPKAIPMLYPAIMREICYWLLTGPQGGDVVKMTLTNPHTQRVISAIHTLRDRFAEPVRIEELAAIARMSPSAFHRQFKAITSMTPLQYQKQLRLLEARRLMVSSGANVETAAFQVGYESPSQFSREYSRMFAMPPRRDIAAFKGTAA; from the coding sequence ATGCTTCGTGATTTGGTACAGGCGGTCAAGCATTACACGGACGCGCAGACTGGGCAGAGCCCGTTTGTTACGGAGATCGCAGGGCTTACCATTCTTCGATCGGATCACGAGAAACGTCCGAACCACCTCATCTTCAAGCCTGCTCTGTGCATCACCGTTCAAGGCGCCAAGTCCGCCATGTTTGGCGACCAGCGGTTCGATTATGCTGCCGGGCAAGCGCTGGTGGTGAGCGTCGAGATGCCGGCGTTTGGCACCGTCGTCGAAGCAAGTCCAAGCGAACCGTATCTAGGCATCATTCTTGAGTTCGACCTCGCGATCATGCGCGAGGTCATCGATGAGACAGAAGCGCCGCCAACGGCGAGTTCGAAGGTGAGTAAGGGTGTGTGTGTGGCTGACTTCGACGGACCCCTTGCGGACTGCGCTTTGCGTATGGTGCGCCTGCTTGGCACGCCGAAGGCAATTCCGATGCTCTATCCGGCAATCATGCGCGAGATCTGCTATTGGCTACTGACGGGACCACAGGGCGGTGACGTGGTAAAGATGACGCTGACCAATCCCCACACGCAACGAGTCATCAGCGCAATTCATACTTTGCGTGATCGCTTTGCGGAGCCCGTTCGCATCGAGGAGCTTGCCGCGATAGCGCGAATGAGTCCTTCTGCATTTCATCGCCAGTTCAAGGCAATCACGTCCATGACGCCGCTTCAATACCAGAAGCAGCTACGGTTACTTGAAGCGCGGCGACTGATGGTCTCCTCTGGAGCAAACGTGGAAACAGCCGCATTTCAGGTCGGCTACGAAAGTCCCTCGCAGTTCAGCCGCGAGTACTCTCGCATGTTCGCGATGCCCCCTCGTCGCGATATTGCAGCGTTCAAAGGAACTGCAGCATGA